One Aspergillus oryzae RIB40 DNA, chromosome 2 genomic window carries:
- a CDS encoding NAD(P)/FAD-dependent oxidoreductase (predicted protein), which yields MSIPNRCTVLVVGGGPAGSYAAAALAREGVDTVLLEADVFPRYHIGESMLPSIRHFLRFIDLDSKFDSYGFVNKNGAAFKLNSKPEAYTDFIAAGGPGSHAWNVVRSEADHLMFKHAGENGAQVFDGVKVNSIEFEQIDGLTVDPSLSELGRPVSATWSCKATGGKGSITFEYLIDATGRAGLVSTKYMKNRRYNQGLKNVASWGYWSNAGSYGVGTPREGDPYFEAIEDGSGWVWLIPLHNGTTSIGVVMNQEAATAKKRETGATTKDLYLNTIKNTPGVWQLLDKAELQSDLKSASDWSYNASSYASPYLRIVGDAGCFIDPFFSSGVHLALASGLSAALTIRAAQRGDCDEQAAVSWHSKKVAEGYTRFLLVVMSALKQISDREKPVLTDFDEDSFNRAFDFFRPIIQGTADVDKNLTQAEIAQTIEFCVQAFQTASTDEQDAVMTKVAAINSQNGTEGALRELHASLSADERRTLTTIQARQIIRSEDQMNIDNFTIDVIDGMVPRLERSSLGLARFVPKAQTSREDGLRATLGLPEKQKSIFSY from the exons ATGTCTATTCCAAACCGGTGCACAGTGCTTGTCGTGGGAGGCGGTCCAGCTGGCTCTTACGCCGCGGCGGCGTTGGCCCGTGAGGGAGTGGACACCGTCCTCCTGGAAGCCGATGTGTTTCCCAGATACCATATTGGCGAGAGCATGTTGCCATCAATCCGACACTTCCTTCGTTTTATTGACCTGGACTCCAAGTTCGACAGCTATGGCTTTGTGAACAAG AATGGCGCTGCTTTTAAACTCAACTCCAAGCCGGAAGCTT ACACCGACTTCATCGCCGCCGGGGGTCCGGGGAGCCATGCATGGAACGTCGTGCGGTCCGAAGCCGATCACCTCATGTTCAAGCATGCAGGGGAGAACGGCGCCCAAGTGTTCGATGGAGTGAAGGTGAACAGCATTGAATTTGAACAGATTGACGGACTGACTGTCGACCCATCACTGTCTGAGCTGGGACGTCCCGTTTCCGCAACTTGGTCGTGCAAGGCCACGGGCGGAAAGGGATCGATCACCTTCGAATATCTGATTGATGCCACTGGACGGGCTGGCCTGGTTAGCACCAAGTATATGAAGAATCGCAGGTACAACCAGGGTCTCAAGAACGTCGCCAGCTGGGGTTATTGGAGCAACGCGGGTTCGTACGGAGTCGGAACTCCTCGTGAAGGGGATCCGTACTTTGAGGCTATCGAAG ATGGAAGCGGATGGGTCTGGCTCATTCCCTTGCACAATGGCACGACGTCCATCGGCGTCGTTATGAACCAGGAAGCTGCAACCGCAAAAAAGCGCGAGACTGGCGCAACAACAAAGGATCTTTACTTGAACACTATCAAAAACACCCCCGGAGTCTGGCAGCTTCTCGATAAGGCCGAGTTACAGTCAGACCTCAAGTCAGCATCCGACTGGTCCTACAACGCTTCGAGCTACGCCAGTCCTTACCTACGAATTGTGGGTGATGCCGGTTGCTTCATTGaccctttcttctcatccggAGTCCACCTAGCCCTTGCTAGTGGACTATCAGCCGCCCTGACTATCCGAGCTGCCCAGCGAGGTGATTGCGACGAACAGGCTGCCGTCAGCTGGCACTCTAAAAAGGTGGCCGAGGGCTATACCCGTTTTCTGCTGGTGGTCATGAGTGCACTGAAACAGATCTCTGACCGTGAGAAGCCTGTGTTGACCGACTTCGACGAGGACAGCTTCAATCGTGCATTTGACTTCTTCCGACCAA TCATCCAAGGCACAGCCGACGTGGACAAGAATCTCACCCAAGCTGAGATCGCCCAGACAATCGAGTTCTGCGTGCAGGCGTTCCAAACCGCTAGTACCGACGAGCAAGACGCCGTGATGACGAAGGTGGCCGCGATCAACTCGCAGAATGGCACTGAGGGCGCACTGAGGGAGCTCCATGCCAGCTTATCGGCCGACGAACGACGCACTCTCACCACCATCCAGGCTCGCCAGATCATTCGGTCCGAGGACCAGATGAACATCGACAACTTTACAATCGACGTGATCGACGGCATGGTGCCTCGGCTGGAACGCAGCTCACTGGGGCTGGCACGATTTGTGCCCAAGGCGCAGACGAGTCGCGAGGATGGCCTGCGGGCGACTTTGGGCTTGCCGGAAAAGCAGAAATCCATATTTTCCTATTAG